One part of the Microvirga sp. TS319 genome encodes these proteins:
- a CDS encoding Ig-like domain-containing protein, giving the protein MTTTTQNFDAIETTIGDQGSPLTVGGFTFTAQGAGVAVLSAADNGATSLMIDSGNDSSDKVVLLNWGGSADGGVNDGHDFSMKSADGAEFSLASLKLGNMASKSSLVTISAYKDGILVVSDVTVDLASSGQSGGLQYVREHMDTYYRHGTLSFGAEYAGVDEIRFSFSEETDLQIDDIVVDLSGPNPGTGGEFVHFEETDFDVYAVPSVNATVEGVEFTFSQTYPMHEEGVGLGVGNGGLYAFHMNDEDPRSNDVSLTIAVADGHTFDLNSIDIYSDELQAGESAEIRIDFTRADGSTGTTVISLETAYELVRKGGFNPPIDDVVKLEITADHYVVFNNFDIRDVKGAAPVDTTPPNVASVTVPLDGIYKAGSVLEFTVTFDEDVTVGGTPQLAIEIGGQTVYADYVSGSGSTLTFRYTVQAAQLDADGISVGSLRTNGGTIKDAAGNDASLGLSGVPSTAGVMVEATLPEVTSIVRNGPELTGQDSVTYTVTFSESVSGVTVDDFTMSGIGTASGFVTSVSGSGKIYVVTVDYVSGDGILRLDLNHSGTGIADAYGNPVKGGYTSGETYTIDNTAPAKPSKPVLRADSDTGWDSSDNTTAVNTVTLTGTAEAGSLVTLYDGNGNVIGTGTAVGGAWTIKTSALPDGTHDITARATDAAGNTGPASTTLSVTVDTTAPTLSITSSIDYLKAGETATITFTFSEDPGNTFTWDGSSGDVVVTGGTLSAISGTGTTRTATFTPNPGVNGETASITVAGGSYTDTAGNAGGVGTLPALTFDTLAPDAPSVPKLAPGSDTGTSSTDNLTANDRPTFTGTAESGATVTLYNSRGDVIGSGTAVGGTWSITPDAALSGGTHTITAIARDAYGNTSAASSGMEVTIDKTAPTVSITSNTDWLKVGETATITFNFSEDPGATFTSADITVVGGTLGELMGMGTTRTAVFTPNPGVDGGTATIKVTAGSYTDAAGNAGGGGSLTSLTFDTKAPEAPSVPDLVDASDTGSSNSDNITGDTTPTFSGMAEVGATVRLYDGATEIGSVVATDGTWSITSSTLGVGPHSITAVATDTAGNASPASQSLVIIVVTDAPSTKVIGVAFSSDSGSSATDFVTKTAYQTISGILDSALAPGEHVEVSFDGGGTWTSADSDMTPLWSLSTTLAEGTHTVMVRVVNAAGIGGPVRSQSYTLDTAAPTIDTAASTPADNGTGVQPDTDIVLQFSEAVYRGSNGAIVIFNVTDGTILETIQVDSPAITGWGTGTITIDPTVLLPEGKNISIRWDGGVVEDRAGNITQGNSSDTLLNFTVAGQNNGPVLIDGTPVTKFLTENEDGTSTQTLVIPTVLPTRVDQVGDPLRADIPVVVDGYGNALLSLRIPVATDLEVTGLTTAKTAASSVADLVRQIEAHTAAGSADQSQIRNGSIGFLGTLPSNREVLVQTVVVNDFRATGLPLVITGAAAFGKATALVIDARNVPTGTEIQLEGVAFAAIMGNAKVTAAYGTNVIYGDSGDQTIQLGDGNDTVYGGAGSDTIYGGAGNDYIDGGQGADLMDGGLGNDTYVVDHIGDVIVDAGGIDTVHSSIDYTLGSGIENLYLTGNAIRGYGNELANAIYALAKGSDLKGYGGNDRLYGGAGADTIDGGAGDDYIEGGAGNDLLIGGDGIDEIRGGDGNDVIRGDAGNDILRGEAGNDTIDGGAGNDLIYGGAGNDVLTGGDGYDTFVFDTPLGPNNVDTITDFNPVYDTIRLDRAAFTAFTKVGTLAVGSFVIGTKALDADDRIIYDSSAGALFYDADGNGAGAAVKFANIGKGLALTYLDFQIV; this is encoded by the coding sequence ATGACCACCACGACCCAGAACTTCGACGCCATCGAAACGACCATCGGGGACCAGGGATCACCCTTGACGGTGGGCGGTTTCACGTTCACGGCGCAGGGTGCTGGCGTGGCCGTACTCAGCGCCGCTGACAACGGGGCGACATCGCTCATGATCGACAGCGGGAACGACTCCTCGGACAAGGTCGTCCTGCTCAACTGGGGCGGCAGCGCGGACGGAGGCGTGAACGACGGCCACGACTTCTCCATGAAGTCGGCGGACGGCGCGGAGTTCTCCCTTGCTTCGCTCAAGCTCGGCAACATGGCCAGCAAGTCCTCGCTCGTGACCATCTCGGCCTACAAGGACGGGATTCTCGTGGTGTCGGATGTGACCGTCGACCTCGCCTCCAGCGGCCAATCGGGCGGTCTCCAATATGTTCGCGAGCACATGGACACGTACTATCGGCACGGCACCTTGTCCTTCGGTGCCGAATACGCGGGCGTGGACGAGATCCGTTTCAGCTTCAGCGAGGAGACCGACTTGCAGATCGACGATATCGTCGTCGATCTGTCCGGGCCGAACCCGGGCACGGGTGGCGAATTCGTCCACTTCGAGGAGACCGACTTCGACGTCTACGCGGTGCCAAGCGTGAACGCCACCGTCGAGGGCGTTGAGTTCACGTTCTCCCAAACCTATCCCATGCACGAGGAAGGTGTAGGTCTCGGGGTGGGGAACGGCGGCCTCTATGCATTCCACATGAATGACGAAGATCCTCGTAGCAACGACGTGTCCCTGACGATCGCCGTCGCCGATGGACACACCTTCGACCTGAACAGCATCGACATCTACAGCGATGAGCTTCAGGCTGGCGAGAGCGCGGAAATCCGCATCGATTTCACCCGTGCCGACGGAAGCACCGGGACCACCGTTATCAGCCTGGAGACTGCCTACGAACTCGTGAGAAAGGGCGGGTTCAACCCTCCGATCGACGACGTGGTGAAGCTTGAGATCACTGCGGACCATTACGTGGTCTTCAACAACTTCGACATTCGCGACGTCAAGGGTGCCGCGCCTGTCGACACCACTCCGCCTAATGTCGCCTCCGTCACGGTGCCTCTGGACGGCATCTACAAGGCGGGATCCGTGCTGGAATTCACGGTGACCTTCGACGAGGACGTGACCGTCGGAGGCACGCCGCAGCTCGCCATCGAGATCGGCGGGCAGACCGTCTATGCCGACTACGTGTCGGGGTCCGGGTCGACCTTGACCTTCCGGTACACGGTCCAGGCCGCGCAGCTCGATGCCGACGGCATCTCGGTCGGATCGCTCAGGACGAACGGCGGCACGATCAAGGACGCGGCAGGCAACGACGCGTCCCTCGGACTTTCAGGCGTTCCGTCGACAGCCGGGGTCATGGTCGAGGCGACGCTCCCCGAAGTGACCTCCATCGTTCGCAACGGTCCAGAACTGACGGGTCAGGACTCGGTCACCTATACGGTCACGTTCAGCGAGTCCGTCTCAGGCGTCACGGTGGACGATTTCACCATGTCTGGCATCGGGACGGCTAGCGGGTTCGTCACGTCGGTCAGCGGCAGCGGCAAAATCTACGTCGTCACGGTGGACTACGTGTCCGGCGACGGAATTCTCCGCCTCGACCTGAACCATTCCGGCACGGGCATCGCCGACGCATACGGGAATCCGGTCAAGGGAGGCTACACCTCAGGAGAGACATATACGATCGACAACACCGCCCCGGCCAAGCCCTCGAAACCAGTCCTGCGTGCTGACAGTGACACGGGGTGGGACAGCTCCGACAATACCACCGCCGTAAACACGGTAACCCTGACCGGCACCGCCGAGGCGGGTTCACTTGTCACGCTCTACGACGGCAACGGCAACGTGATCGGCACCGGAACAGCCGTCGGCGGAGCCTGGACGATCAAGACGAGCGCCCTGCCGGACGGCACGCACGACATCACTGCAAGGGCCACCGACGCTGCCGGCAACACCGGTCCCGCCTCGACGACTCTCTCCGTCACCGTAGACACCACGGCGCCGACGCTCTCGATCACCAGCAGTATCGACTATCTGAAGGCGGGAGAAACGGCAACGATCACCTTCACCTTCAGCGAGGATCCGGGGAACACCTTCACGTGGGACGGGTCTTCCGGCGATGTCGTTGTGACCGGAGGCACTCTCAGTGCCATCTCCGGAACCGGCACGACACGAACGGCGACCTTCACCCCGAACCCCGGCGTCAACGGTGAAACGGCCAGCATCACCGTAGCAGGCGGCTCCTACACGGACACGGCTGGCAATGCCGGCGGAGTCGGCACACTCCCGGCCCTGACCTTCGATACCTTGGCCCCAGATGCCCCTTCCGTTCCGAAGCTGGCTCCGGGTAGCGATACCGGCACATCCAGCACTGACAACCTGACCGCCAACGACAGGCCGACCTTCACCGGAACTGCTGAATCCGGTGCCACGGTGACGTTGTACAACAGCCGAGGTGACGTGATCGGCAGCGGGACCGCAGTTGGCGGTACCTGGTCGATCACGCCTGATGCCGCCTTGTCGGGGGGTACTCACACGATTACCGCCATCGCGCGTGATGCCTACGGCAACACCAGCGCCGCAAGCAGTGGCATGGAAGTCACCATCGACAAGACCGCGCCGACAGTGAGCATCACCAGCAATACCGACTGGTTGAAGGTGGGTGAAACGGCTACCATCACTTTCAACTTCAGCGAGGATCCGGGGGCAACGTTCACGAGTGCCGACATCACTGTCGTCGGAGGCACGCTGGGCGAGCTGATGGGGATGGGTACGACGCGCACGGCCGTGTTCACCCCGAATCCAGGTGTCGACGGCGGCACGGCAACCATCAAGGTTACGGCTGGCTCCTACACGGATGCGGCGGGTAATGCCGGCGGGGGCGGCTCGCTCACGTCCCTGACCTTCGATACCAAGGCACCCGAAGCCCCGTCCGTGCCTGACCTCGTCGATGCGTCGGACACCGGCAGCTCCAACAGCGACAACATCACGGGAGACACGACCCCGACCTTCAGCGGCATGGCGGAAGTCGGAGCCACGGTCCGGCTGTACGACGGCGCAACCGAGATCGGCTCCGTCGTCGCCACTGACGGAACCTGGAGCATCACCAGTTCCACGCTCGGCGTGGGTCCGCACAGCATCACCGCAGTGGCGACCGACACCGCAGGAAACGCCAGTCCGGCATCGCAGTCACTGGTTATCATCGTCGTCACCGACGCGCCCAGCACGAAGGTGATCGGAGTGGCATTCTCGAGTGACAGCGGCTCCTCTGCCACCGACTTCGTCACGAAGACGGCCTACCAAACCATCTCCGGCATCTTGGACTCCGCCCTGGCACCTGGAGAGCACGTCGAGGTATCGTTCGACGGCGGTGGCACTTGGACGTCCGCCGACAGCGACATGACCCCCTTATGGTCGCTGTCGACGACGCTGGCGGAAGGCACGCACACCGTTATGGTGCGAGTGGTCAATGCCGCCGGGATTGGCGGTCCGGTGCGGAGCCAGAGCTATACCTTGGATACCGCTGCCCCGACCATCGACACTGCGGCATCGACCCCGGCCGACAACGGCACAGGCGTCCAGCCGGACACCGACATCGTCCTGCAATTCAGCGAGGCAGTTTATCGCGGAAGCAATGGTGCCATCGTTATCTTCAACGTGACGGACGGCACCATCCTCGAGACCATTCAGGTCGACTCGCCTGCCATCACGGGATGGGGCACCGGTACGATCACCATCGATCCGACCGTCCTCCTGCCCGAGGGCAAGAACATTTCGATCCGATGGGACGGGGGCGTGGTCGAGGACAGAGCAGGCAATATTACCCAGGGCAATTCCTCCGACACCCTGCTCAACTTCACGGTTGCAGGCCAGAACAACGGTCCAGTCCTCATTGACGGGACACCCGTTACGAAGTTCCTGACCGAAAACGAAGACGGCACATCGACCCAGACGCTCGTCATTCCGACGGTCCTGCCGACTCGCGTGGATCAGGTCGGCGATCCTCTCCGCGCCGACATCCCGGTGGTCGTGGACGGGTACGGCAATGCCCTCCTTTCTCTCCGGATTCCGGTTGCCACGGACCTCGAGGTCACGGGCCTGACCACGGCGAAGACGGCTGCCAGCTCCGTAGCTGACCTCGTCCGGCAGATCGAAGCTCATACGGCCGCCGGATCCGCGGACCAGTCCCAGATCAGGAACGGTAGCATCGGGTTCCTCGGCACCTTGCCGTCCAACCGTGAGGTCCTTGTGCAGACGGTAGTGGTCAACGACTTCAGGGCGACGGGGCTCCCCCTCGTCATCACGGGCGCCGCTGCGTTCGGGAAGGCCACCGCTCTCGTGATCGATGCCCGCAACGTGCCGACCGGGACCGAGATCCAGCTCGAGGGCGTCGCCTTCGCGGCGATCATGGGCAATGCCAAGGTGACGGCAGCCTATGGAACCAATGTCATCTACGGTGACTCGGGCGACCAGACCATCCAACTCGGGGACGGCAACGATACCGTCTACGGCGGGGCCGGGAGCGACACGATCTACGGTGGAGCCGGCAACGACTACATCGACGGCGGGCAAGGCGCCGACCTCATGGACGGCGGTCTCGGCAACGACACTTACGTCGTGGATCACATCGGCGACGTGATCGTCGACGCCGGAGGTATCGACACCGTCCACTCCTCGATCGACTACACGCTCGGTTCCGGCATCGAGAACCTGTACCTGACCGGAAACGCGATCCGGGGCTATGGCAACGAGCTGGCGAACGCCATCTACGCCTTGGCCAAGGGCAGCGATCTCAAGGGCTACGGCGGCAATGACAGGCTCTACGGCGGGGCAGGGGCGGACACCATCGACGGCGGCGCGGGTGATGACTACATCGAGGGCGGAGCGGGCAACGACCTCCTGATCGGCGGCGACGGCATCGACGAGATCCGCGGCGGCGACGGCAACGACGTGATCCGCGGGGATGCAGGCAACGACATCCTGCGCGGCGAGGCGGGCAATGACACCATCGACGGCGGCGCCGGAAACGACCTCATCTACGGCGGTGCGGGCAACGACGTGCTCACGGGTGGGGACGGATACGACACCTTCGTCTTCGACACGCCCCTCGGGCCGAACAACGTCGACACGATCACGGACTTCAACCCGGTCTACGACACCATCCGTCTCGACCGGGCCGCGTTCACTGCCTTCACCAAGGTAGGGACGCTGGCGGTGGGTTCGTTCGTCATCGGGACGAAGGCGCTCGATGCGGATGACCGTATCATCTACGACAGCTCCGCAGGCGCGCTGTTTTACGACGCCGACGGGAACGGGGCCGGGGCGGCAGTCAAATTTGCCAACATCGGCAAGGGACTCGCCCTCACGTACCTCGACTTCCAGATCGTCTAG
- a CDS encoding autotransporter domain-containing protein, protein MKNINQTRAASVGLKARLAAGTALPLLIALGGMPLTATDVLADSSYCSATNIGLTECSSSGVTAVTTDPNQPSSLTVDSGGDTIGDVSFTQSNGSSGSGSMSLEITGDTTIVTPETMAAAGVIVGNADGDVRAEFGSRVSITNLGTLNIYRKGVYLLTGKGNVDLVTGATIEAGENAIHAQSFDGNVSIENTGTLISREGSGIQAENGSTGPSTVRITNTGRVDARKDAISATNTGGAVLVANEIDGSVETTIGNGIVADARGGNATVLNDGFIASMGGSGIVARSDTDNVLVKNDGLVTSLSDFSAGIEARALNGTVHVVNSGAVMGHDGILSLFGNTTIENSGVIQGMTETGGSAIRLANGNHSLVLKEGSAIVGDIVAGGKLAIDAQTDVTIAYAILDGGYMPNFAAMASPMNGLSLTKKGEGVLTLSGDNTYSGGTTIEAGVLQVSKDANLGGAGNPIVYGFASAAASSAPLGGITLAGGTLRYLAGFDSARTLTVEAAGGTIDTNGRNASLSGLVLGSGNLNKTGLGTLALTGNGSGYGGTLSINQGTIALVGGSLGGKIDIKKNGSLLVGDGRVDGHLLADTTNNGTLVFNQTGNYNYTGDLDGNGALVKKGSGELRLSGEYRYTGSTVVQGGSVLLEAGLSQETDLVIDGGTFDLSGRDQTVAGLSGRSGSLLLGNGNLVVDQGEGSTFGGAINGSGTFTKIGAGRLDLTGNSPFTGGTFVNGGTLAVNGSLSGSNVTVNNGGTLGGNGTVGGIVAGNGGIVAPGNSIGNLKVSGDVTFGLGSIYVVETNAAGQADRIDATGKATISGGTVRVLAENGSYNPTTNYTILTAGDGVTGTFAGVTSNLAFLTPSLAYGANDVILTLIRKGTGGGDTPVRFSDVAVTRNQFNTAEAVEDLGAGNGVFDAVVGQSVPGARLAFDSLSGEIHAGVAGTLIEDSRLMRDVLLNRLGGIYGTETGQWGFWGQGLGSWGQSDRTDNAGQLDRSTAGFLIGLDGDVMAAGNAWRLGIAGGYTSTSVDLDARTSSAEIDSYHVAIYGGTHFGNLGVRGGAAYTWSQVDAKRSVAFPGFSDTLSEKYDARTAQVFGEVGYRFDLGGFAIEPIAGLAYVNVDVDGFRENGGVAALTSLGGSQDVTYSTLGARFSTDFVASGDTTLSAKGMLGWRHAFGDVTPSSLLAFGSAGNPFTVSSLPIATDALVMEAGLGMEIGSNATVSVSYGGQFARKVQDHSIRAGLEVRF, encoded by the coding sequence ATGAAGAATATAAATCAGACGAGGGCCGCATCGGTGGGTCTCAAGGCCAGGCTCGCGGCAGGCACCGCGCTTCCGCTCCTCATTGCGCTCGGCGGGATGCCCTTGACCGCCACGGACGTGCTGGCGGACTCGTCGTACTGCTCCGCCACGAATATCGGGCTCACCGAGTGCTCCTCCAGCGGCGTGACTGCCGTGACGACCGACCCCAACCAGCCTTCCTCCCTGACCGTCGATAGCGGGGGCGACACGATCGGCGATGTGTCTTTCACCCAGTCGAACGGATCTTCTGGAAGCGGCTCCATGTCGCTTGAGATCACCGGTGACACGACGATCGTAACCCCGGAGACGATGGCCGCGGCGGGAGTCATCGTCGGAAACGCCGACGGCGACGTTCGCGCGGAATTCGGTTCCCGGGTGAGCATCACCAACCTGGGTACCCTGAATATCTACAGGAAGGGGGTGTACCTCCTCACGGGCAAGGGTAACGTCGATCTCGTGACGGGTGCGACCATCGAGGCGGGGGAGAATGCGATCCACGCCCAGTCCTTTGATGGTAACGTCTCGATCGAGAACACGGGAACCCTCATTTCTCGGGAAGGGAGTGGGATCCAGGCGGAGAACGGGTCGACGGGCCCGTCCACCGTACGGATCACCAATACGGGAAGGGTGGATGCGCGCAAGGACGCAATCTCCGCGACCAATACCGGCGGCGCCGTCCTTGTCGCAAACGAAATCGACGGCAGCGTCGAGACGACGATCGGGAATGGCATCGTCGCCGATGCCCGCGGCGGCAACGCGACAGTTCTGAATGACGGGTTCATCGCCTCGATGGGCGGATCCGGCATCGTGGCGCGGTCGGATACCGATAACGTCCTTGTCAAAAACGACGGTCTCGTGACGAGCCTTAGCGACTTCTCGGCAGGTATCGAGGCTCGGGCGTTGAACGGCACCGTCCATGTCGTGAACTCCGGAGCCGTCATGGGCCATGACGGCATCCTGTCGCTCTTCGGCAACACGACCATCGAGAACTCCGGCGTCATCCAGGGCATGACGGAGACGGGCGGTTCCGCTATCCGCCTCGCCAACGGCAACCACTCCCTCGTCCTGAAGGAAGGCTCTGCCATCGTCGGCGACATCGTCGCGGGCGGGAAGCTGGCCATCGACGCACAGACCGACGTGACGATCGCATATGCCATCCTCGACGGCGGTTACATGCCGAACTTCGCTGCCATGGCTTCTCCCATGAACGGACTCAGCCTGACGAAGAAGGGCGAGGGCGTCCTCACGCTCTCCGGCGACAACACCTACTCGGGCGGCACCACCATCGAGGCCGGCGTGTTGCAGGTGTCGAAGGACGCCAACCTCGGCGGGGCCGGCAATCCTATCGTGTACGGCTTCGCGTCCGCAGCTGCCTCGTCCGCGCCCCTCGGCGGCATCACCCTCGCAGGCGGCACGCTGCGCTACCTCGCCGGCTTCGACAGCGCCCGCACGCTGACGGTCGAGGCCGCAGGCGGCACCATCGACACCAACGGCAGGAATGCCTCCCTGTCGGGTCTCGTCCTGGGTTCCGGCAACCTGAACAAGACGGGCCTCGGCACCCTCGCCCTGACGGGCAACGGCAGCGGCTACGGCGGCACCCTGTCCATCAATCAGGGCACCATCGCGCTCGTCGGTGGCAGCCTCGGCGGCAAGATCGACATCAAGAAGAACGGCTCGCTGCTCGTCGGCGACGGCAGGGTCGATGGACACCTGCTAGCGGACACCACCAACAACGGCACGCTCGTCTTCAACCAGACCGGCAACTACAATTACACCGGCGACCTCGACGGCAATGGCGCCCTCGTGAAGAAGGGTTCGGGTGAACTGCGCCTCAGCGGCGAGTACCGCTACACGGGTTCCACCGTCGTCCAAGGCGGCTCCGTGCTTCTCGAGGCCGGGCTCAGCCAGGAGACGGACCTCGTCATCGACGGCGGCACGTTCGACCTCAGCGGCCGCGACCAGACCGTAGCCGGTCTTTCCGGCCGTAGCGGCAGCCTCCTGCTCGGCAATGGCAACCTCGTCGTCGACCAGGGCGAGGGTTCGACCTTCGGCGGCGCGATCAACGGATCGGGCACCTTCACGAAGATAGGCGCGGGTCGCCTCGACCTGACCGGCAACAGCCCGTTCACGGGCGGCACTTTCGTCAATGGCGGCACCCTGGCCGTCAACGGCTCGCTCTCCGGCTCGAACGTGACCGTCAACAACGGCGGTACGCTCGGCGGCAACGGCACGGTCGGCGGCATCGTGGCCGGCAATGGCGGCATCGTCGCTCCCGGAAACTCCATCGGCAACCTGAAGGTGTCGGGCGACGTGACCTTCGGCCTCGGCTCCATCTACGTCGTGGAGACGAATGCGGCCGGACAGGCCGACCGGATCGACGCGACGGGCAAGGCCACCATCTCGGGCGGCACGGTCCGCGTGCTGGCCGAGAACGGCAGCTACAATCCCACCACGAACTACACGATCCTGACGGCCGGCGATGGCGTCACGGGGACGTTCGCGGGCGTCACCTCCAACCTCGCGTTCCTAACGCCAAGCCTTGCCTACGGGGCCAACGACGTCATTCTCACCCTGATCCGCAAGGGTACGGGCGGCGGCGATACCCCGGTCCGGTTCTCGGACGTCGCAGTCACCCGCAACCAGTTCAACACGGCCGAGGCCGTGGAGGATCTGGGGGCAGGCAACGGCGTGTTCGACGCGGTCGTCGGCCAGAGCGTCCCCGGCGCCCGTCTCGCCTTCGACTCCCTCTCGGGCGAGATCCATGCCGGCGTGGCGGGCACCTTGATCGAGGACAGCCGCCTCATGCGTGACGTCCTCCTGAACCGCCTCGGCGGGATCTACGGCACCGAAACGGGGCAGTGGGGCTTCTGGGGGCAGGGCCTGGGTTCGTGGGGCCAGAGCGACCGGACCGACAACGCCGGCCAGCTCGACCGCTCTACCGCGGGCTTCCTGATCGGCCTCGACGGCGACGTCATGGCGGCGGGCAACGCTTGGCGCCTGGGCATCGCGGGCGGCTACACCAGCACCTCGGTCGACCTCGACGCACGGACCTCCTCGGCGGAGATCGACAGCTACCATGTCGCGATCTACGGCGGGACCCACTTCGGGAACCTCGGCGTCCGCGGCGGCGCGGCTTACACCTGGAGCCAGGTCGACGCGAAGCGCTCGGTGGCCTTCCCCGGTTTCTCCGACACCCTGTCGGAGAAGTACGACGCCCGCACCGCCCAGGTGTTCGGCGAGGTGGGCTACCGCTTCGACCTCGGCGGCTTCGCCATCGAACCGATCGCCGGGCTTGCCTACGTCAACGTGGACGTGGACGGCTTCCGTGAGAACGGCGGCGTGGCGGCCCTCACGAGTCTCGGCGGCAGCCAGGACGTGACCTACTCCACGCTCGGTGCCCGCTTCTCGACGGACTTCGTGGCCTCCGGCGATACGACCCTGTCCGCGAAGGGCATGCTCGGCTGGCGTCACGCCTTCGGCGACGTCACCCCGTCCTCGCTGCTCGCTTTCGGCAGCGCTGGCAACCCGTTCACGGTGTCCAGCCTCCCGATCGCCACCGACGCACTCGTCATGGAAGCGGGTCTCGGGATGGAGATCGGCAGCAATGCGACCGTCAGCGTCTCGTATGGCGGACAGTTCGCTCGCAAGGTGCAGGACCACAGCATCAGGGCGGGCCTCGAGGTCCGCTTCTGA